In one Paenibacillus sp. JQZ6Y-1 genomic region, the following are encoded:
- the serA gene encoding phosphoglycerate dehydrogenase, translating to MFKVLVSDPISDLGIQQLVDATDITVEKKTGLSEDELIAIIGEYDALLVRSQTTVTARIMEAATNLKVVGRAGVGVDNIDLEAATQRGIIVINAPDGNTITTCEHTFAMMMALARHIPQAYAKTINGTWDRKSFLGVELRNKTLGVLGMGRIGSEVAKRAKAFGMDILGYDPFLTQERAEKMGIKLASVDDILQNADFMTVHTPLTPETKHMISTAQFAIMKKGMRIVNCARGGVIDELALVQAIEDGIVAGAAFDVFESEPPQADHPFLNNPHIIVTPHLGASTVEAQENVAIDVSEQVLHILRDEPFKNAVNMPPVAASVMNKLQPYFSLGEKLGSFAAQISVQAIQEIRIEYAGELSEVDTQQLTRYILKGILARHLGSEANIVNSLHLAKIRDLNVVVTSSPSTRGFTNLITVSLQGQDGTSQQVAGTLLSGYGERIVRINGYSVDVLPAGHQILVSHTDKPGIIGNVGSLLGQKDVNIASMQVGRKNEGGEAIMILTVDKDVPKEVLLGLVELPNLNTAQEVVLV from the coding sequence ATGTTTAAGGTACTGGTATCCGATCCGATCAGCGATCTGGGAATTCAACAGCTGGTGGATGCAACTGATATTACGGTGGAAAAGAAAACAGGTTTGAGCGAAGATGAACTGATTGCCATTATCGGCGAATACGATGCCCTGCTGGTACGCAGCCAAACAACGGTAACAGCTCGTATTATGGAAGCTGCAACAAACTTGAAAGTGGTTGGACGTGCCGGTGTCGGCGTTGACAATATTGATCTGGAAGCGGCAACGCAGCGTGGGATTATCGTAATCAATGCTCCAGATGGCAATACGATTACGACGTGTGAGCATACCTTTGCCATGATGATGGCGCTTGCCCGTCATATTCCACAAGCATATGCCAAAACGATCAACGGTACATGGGATCGTAAATCGTTCCTCGGCGTTGAGCTGCGCAACAAAACACTGGGCGTACTCGGTATGGGTCGCATCGGTAGTGAAGTGGCAAAACGTGCCAAAGCGTTTGGCATGGACATTCTCGGCTACGATCCGTTCCTGACTCAAGAACGCGCAGAAAAAATGGGCATCAAGCTGGCAAGTGTAGATGACATTTTGCAAAACGCCGACTTTATGACTGTGCATACGCCACTGACACCAGAAACGAAGCATATGATCTCCACTGCTCAATTTGCCATTATGAAAAAAGGAATGCGTATCGTGAACTGCGCACGTGGCGGCGTGATCGACGAGTTGGCGCTGGTGCAAGCGATCGAAGACGGTATCGTTGCCGGTGCAGCCTTTGACGTATTTGAAAGCGAGCCTCCACAGGCAGATCATCCATTCCTGAACAATCCACACATCATCGTAACGCCTCACTTGGGCGCTTCGACCGTGGAAGCACAGGAGAATGTGGCAATTGACGTGTCTGAGCAAGTACTGCATATTTTGCGCGATGAGCCGTTTAAAAATGCTGTAAATATGCCGCCAGTGGCTGCCAGCGTGATGAACAAATTGCAGCCATACTTTAGCCTTGGTGAGAAACTTGGCAGCTTTGCCGCTCAAATCTCGGTGCAAGCAATTCAAGAAATTCGCATTGAATATGCGGGCGAATTGTCCGAAGTGGATACGCAGCAGCTGACACGTTATATTTTGAAAGGCATTCTTGCTCGTCATCTCGGTTCGGAAGCAAATATCGTCAACTCGCTGCATCTGGCGAAAATCCGCGATCTGAACGTAGTCGTGACTAGTTCGCCATCGACACGCGGCTTTACCAACCTGATTACTGTAAGTTTGCAAGGTCAGGATGGTACAAGCCAGCAGGTTGCTGGTACGCTGCTGAGCGGTTACGGTGAGCGCATTGTACGCATTAACGGCTACTCGGTGGACGTTCTGCCAGCAGGTCACCAGATTCTCGTTTCCCATACAGATAAACCGGGCATTATCGGTAATGTCGGCTCCCTGCTCGGTCAAAAGGATGTCAATATCGCCTCCATGCAGGTTGGACGGAAAAATGAAGGCGGCGAAGCGATCATGATTTTGACCGTGGACAAGGATGTACCGAAGGAAGTTCTGCTTGGCTTGGTAGAACTGCCGAATCTCAATACGGCGCAGGAAGTTGTGCTGGTATAA
- a CDS encoding DUF3592 domain-containing protein, translating into MSIDFTMYWFHLESPLLAPFFALLGMLMLYLSFRLIQKHRYRKKHWILTKGEVIDAHIDIDVDITPFDRDDLVDTQYTRELKIRFYTNSGQEIQFWNPYSSNLSFQRLGKKMNILYNPQRPQQAVIASGVNGAGCLTAMLVFMSIAFILGGMMGMVL; encoded by the coding sequence ATGTCGATTGATTTTACTATGTATTGGTTTCATCTTGAATCCCCGTTACTAGCACCTTTTTTTGCGCTTTTGGGAATGTTGATGCTTTATTTGTCCTTTCGTTTGATTCAAAAGCATCGTTATCGCAAAAAACATTGGATTCTTACAAAAGGCGAGGTTATAGATGCGCATATCGATATCGATGTAGATATTACGCCATTTGATCGGGATGATCTCGTAGATACACAATATACACGAGAACTCAAAATCCGATTTTATACAAATTCCGGTCAAGAAATTCAATTCTGGAATCCATATAGTAGCAACCTTTCCTTTCAACGTCTTGGCAAAAAGATGAATATTCTATACAACCCCCAACGTCCACAGCAAGCCGTTATCGCCAGTGGAGTCAACGGGGCAGGCTGTCTCACTGCTATGCTTGTTTTTATGAGCATTGCTTTTATATTAGGCGGTATGATGGGAATGGTTTTATGA